Proteins co-encoded in one Bacillus sp. FSL H8-0547 genomic window:
- a CDS encoding carbamoyl phosphate synthase large subunit yields MPKRHDLKSILVIGSGPIIIGQAAEFDYSGTQGCIALKEEGYKVILVNNNPATIMTDHEYADEIYFEPLTVKSLTKIIEKERPDGLLASLGGQTGLNLAVKLHEAGILQKYQVEVLGTSVDSIQKGEDREKFRKLMYELNQPVPASEIVTDAKEALAFAESIGYPIIVRPAYTLGGKGGGIAENEKRLMQLMKSGLNASPIHQCLVEKSIAGFKEIEYEVMRDRSNTCITVCNMENIDPVGIHTGDSMVVAPSQTLTDHEYQMLRSASLTIISALEVIGGCNIQFALDPVSKQYYVIEVNPRVSRSSALASKATGYPIAKLAAKLACGYTLDELKNPLTQSTFASFEPALDYAVVKFPRWPFDKFKDADRVLGTKMKATGEVMSIERNLEAAIQKAAASLELGNIGIWHEDTAGLSDVELLTLLKYATDQRFFAIMELLRRSETIDVIHEETGIDYYFLNIFASLIELERQLKSSSLHTMTREFFTLIKEKGYSDSFIAHCLNVKEKEVSKARKSLGITAKYKLVDTCAGEFEARTNYYYSAYFGECELEKEASPQKKKALVLGSGPIRIGQGVEFDYSAVQGIKALQKLGYEAIMINNNPETVSTDFETADRLYFEPLTVEHVMNVIEAEGIDVTIVQFGGQTAINLAAALEAEGALLLGTDSETLDILEERERFYHLLDELEIPHLPGATAHHEEEALAEAEKIGYPVLIRPSYVIGGKGMLVLETKEQLQKQLKTAGKHSFPVLIDRYVIGKEAELDLVADGTGIFVPAIMEHIEPAGVHSGDSMAIIPSRSISAELKAEMHEAALKIVQKLQYKGMMNIQFLIKEDELFVLEVNPRASRTAPVVSKVMDVPMIRLAAEALDGKMLSHHSIEEKEYVAVKYPVFSSHALQNVDLLLGPEMRSTGEGMCLAPTIEEALGKVFDEEGGKETSVFLDTLDQQLLTQIENAGMTAVTEDFDEWADNVRNGLLVSLMKEQSADLRLKALDKGIKVFSIRETLAAYLQAAPDYKVYSIKELTRTGVNA; encoded by the coding sequence ATGCCTAAACGTCATGATCTTAAAAGCATCTTGGTAATTGGTTCAGGACCTATCATCATCGGTCAGGCAGCAGAATTTGACTATTCGGGAACGCAAGGGTGCATCGCGTTAAAAGAAGAAGGCTACAAAGTCATTCTTGTGAATAACAATCCCGCTACAATCATGACGGATCATGAGTACGCTGATGAAATTTACTTTGAGCCTCTGACGGTGAAAAGTCTCACAAAAATTATTGAAAAAGAACGGCCGGACGGCCTGCTTGCATCGCTCGGAGGACAAACAGGATTAAATCTTGCTGTAAAACTGCATGAAGCAGGCATTCTTCAAAAATATCAGGTGGAAGTGCTCGGAACTAGCGTCGATTCAATTCAAAAAGGGGAAGACCGGGAGAAATTCAGAAAGCTCATGTATGAATTGAATCAGCCCGTGCCGGCGAGTGAGATCGTGACAGACGCAAAGGAAGCACTCGCTTTTGCAGAAAGTATCGGCTACCCGATTATCGTCCGCCCAGCCTATACACTCGGAGGCAAGGGAGGCGGAATTGCAGAGAATGAGAAAAGGCTGATGCAGCTGATGAAAAGCGGGCTGAATGCGAGTCCCATTCATCAGTGCCTCGTTGAAAAGAGCATTGCAGGATTTAAGGAAATTGAATATGAGGTGATGAGAGACCGCTCAAATACGTGCATAACGGTGTGCAATATGGAAAACATCGACCCGGTCGGCATTCATACCGGTGATTCTATGGTCGTTGCCCCGTCTCAGACATTGACCGATCATGAGTATCAAATGCTCCGCTCCGCATCACTCACAATTATTTCAGCGCTTGAAGTAATCGGCGGATGCAACATTCAATTTGCGCTTGATCCTGTAAGCAAACAATACTATGTCATCGAAGTCAATCCGCGTGTAAGCCGTTCCTCGGCACTTGCATCAAAAGCAACCGGCTATCCGATTGCCAAACTTGCTGCAAAGCTAGCTTGCGGCTATACACTGGATGAACTGAAGAACCCGCTGACACAATCAACGTTTGCGAGCTTTGAGCCTGCACTTGACTATGCAGTGGTTAAATTTCCGAGATGGCCGTTTGATAAGTTTAAAGATGCAGACCGTGTTCTGGGCACAAAGATGAAGGCAACAGGCGAAGTGATGTCAATCGAACGGAATCTGGAGGCAGCGATTCAAAAAGCAGCAGCTTCCCTTGAGCTCGGAAACATTGGAATCTGGCATGAGGATACGGCCGGTCTTTCGGATGTGGAGCTTCTGACCTTGCTGAAATATGCGACTGACCAGCGCTTTTTTGCCATTATGGAGCTTTTAAGAAGAAGCGAAACCATCGATGTTATCCATGAAGAAACCGGCATTGATTATTATTTTCTAAACATCTTTGCTTCCCTTATCGAGCTTGAACGGCAGCTGAAGTCTTCTTCCCTTCATACGATGACACGCGAGTTTTTCACCCTCATCAAGGAAAAAGGCTATTCAGACTCGTTTATCGCCCATTGCCTGAATGTCAAAGAAAAGGAAGTCTCAAAAGCGAGAAAATCACTCGGCATTACCGCTAAATATAAGCTTGTAGATACATGTGCAGGTGAATTTGAAGCGAGAACAAACTATTATTATTCTGCGTATTTTGGAGAGTGCGAGCTTGAAAAAGAAGCTTCTCCACAAAAGAAGAAGGCGCTTGTACTTGGTTCCGGCCCCATCCGAATCGGGCAGGGGGTCGAGTTCGACTATAGTGCTGTTCAGGGAATCAAAGCCCTGCAAAAGCTTGGATATGAAGCCATTATGATCAACAACAACCCGGAAACCGTCAGCACGGATTTTGAAACCGCAGACCGTCTTTATTTTGAACCACTGACAGTAGAACACGTGATGAACGTAATCGAGGCTGAGGGCATTGATGTCACGATTGTGCAGTTTGGCGGACAAACGGCAATCAATCTGGCTGCCGCACTTGAGGCCGAAGGAGCGCTTCTCCTTGGGACAGACTCAGAAACCCTTGATATTCTTGAAGAACGTGAACGGTTTTATCACCTACTTGACGAACTTGAAATCCCCCATCTTCCTGGAGCAACAGCGCATCACGAGGAAGAGGCGCTCGCGGAAGCTGAGAAGATCGGCTATCCGGTTCTGATCAGACCGTCTTATGTGATTGGCGGAAAAGGAATGCTCGTTCTGGAAACAAAAGAGCAGCTTCAAAAACAGCTGAAAACAGCAGGCAAGCATTCGTTTCCTGTGCTGATCGACCGCTATGTAATCGGAAAAGAAGCAGAGCTTGATTTAGTGGCAGATGGAACCGGCATTTTCGTTCCGGCAATTATGGAGCACATAGAGCCTGCAGGAGTCCATTCAGGTGACAGCATGGCGATTATTCCTTCCCGATCAATTAGTGCAGAACTTAAAGCAGAAATGCATGAAGCAGCTCTGAAAATCGTGCAGAAGCTTCAATATAAAGGCATGATGAATATTCAATTTTTAATAAAAGAGGATGAGCTATTTGTACTTGAAGTCAATCCGCGGGCTAGCCGGACTGCACCTGTTGTCAGCAAAGTGATGGATGTGCCGATGATCCGTCTTGCCGCTGAAGCGCTTGACGGAAAGATGCTCTCCCATCATTCAATAGAAGAAAAAGAGTATGTAGCTGTAAAATATCCTGTTTTCTCAAGCCATGCCCTTCAGAATGTTGATTTGCTGCTTGGACCTGAAATGCGGTCAACCGGAGAAGGCATGTGTCTGGCACCGACCATTGAAGAGGCACTTGGCAAAGTATTTGATGAAGAAGGCGGTAAGGAAACAAGTGTGTTTTTGGATACGCTCGATCAGCAGCTTCTCACTCAGATTGAAAACGCCGGAATGACAGCTGTCACAGAGGATTTTGATGAATGGGCCGATAATGTCCGCAATGGTTTGCTTGTGAGTCTGATGAAGGAACAATCAGCAGATCTAAGACTTAAAGCATTGGATAAAGGAATTAAAGTGTTTTCAATTCGGGAAACATTGGCCGCGTATCTGCAGGCGGCGCCAGATTACAAGGTGTACTCAATAAAAGAATTAACACGAACAGGAGTGAATGCGTGA
- the argJ gene encoding bifunctional ornithine acetyltransferase/N-acetylglutamate synthase: MLKVKESAGIQKIEEGSVTSPQGFKADGVHTGLRYAKRDLGVLISEVPASCAAVYTQSHFQAAPLKVTQESTKSEQKLQALIVNSAIANACTGEQGLKDAYEMRSLCAEAFSLKEEYVAVASTGVIGEFLKMDCIRSGVRTVSPVKLGASAFEEAILTTDTVTKKTAYEIVVGGKKVTIGGCAKGSGMIHPNMATMLAFITTDAAVESDVLQGALSELTDISFNQITVDGETSTNDMVLVMANGLAGNDMLTPEHEDWDAFKLGLKMVCEDLAKSIAKDGEGATKLIEVTVEGAASNEEARITAKKVVGSSLVKTAVYGSDANWGRIIGAIGHSDAKVNPDGIGIFLEGQCLFHNGQPQAFSEELAKKALEQETVAIHIDLRVGNGEGKAWGCDLTYDYVKINASYRT, translated from the coding sequence ATGCTAAAAGTAAAAGAGTCCGCTGGGATTCAGAAAATAGAAGAAGGTTCTGTGACATCGCCGCAGGGATTTAAGGCGGACGGGGTACATACCGGCTTAAGATATGCAAAAAGAGATTTGGGTGTCCTGATCAGCGAGGTTCCGGCAAGCTGTGCAGCAGTTTATACACAGAGTCATTTTCAGGCTGCTCCATTAAAAGTGACACAGGAAAGCACAAAGTCAGAGCAAAAACTGCAGGCACTGATCGTAAACAGCGCGATTGCAAATGCCTGCACAGGGGAGCAGGGGCTGAAAGATGCGTATGAAATGAGATCGCTGTGCGCGGAAGCATTCTCATTGAAAGAAGAATATGTGGCGGTAGCATCAACAGGTGTTATTGGAGAATTTCTGAAAATGGACTGCATCCGCAGCGGAGTAAGGACCGTTTCTCCTGTAAAGCTTGGGGCATCTGCTTTTGAAGAAGCGATTTTGACAACAGACACTGTGACAAAGAAAACGGCCTATGAGATTGTCGTCGGCGGAAAGAAAGTAACTATTGGAGGGTGCGCAAAAGGGTCGGGGATGATCCATCCAAATATGGCCACGATGCTTGCCTTCATTACGACAGATGCAGCAGTTGAAAGCGATGTGCTCCAGGGGGCGCTGAGCGAGCTGACAGATATTTCGTTTAACCAGATTACAGTGGACGGGGAGACATCGACTAATGATATGGTGCTTGTCATGGCAAACGGCCTTGCAGGCAATGATATGCTCACTCCGGAACATGAAGATTGGGATGCTTTTAAACTGGGGCTGAAAATGGTATGCGAAGATCTCGCAAAAAGCATCGCAAAAGACGGTGAAGGAGCAACAAAGCTGATTGAAGTGACAGTTGAGGGCGCTGCTTCAAATGAGGAAGCGAGAATAACGGCCAAGAAAGTCGTCGGATCAAGCCTCGTGAAAACAGCTGTTTACGGCTCTGATGCCAACTGGGGCAGAATCATCGGGGCAATCGGGCACAGTGATGCAAAAGTAAATCCGGATGGGATCGGCATCTTTTTAGAAGGCCAGTGTCTTTTTCATAATGGCCAGCCGCAGGCATTTTCAGAGGAACTGGCAAAAAAAGCGCTTGAGCAAGAAACGGTTGCCATTCATATTGATCTCAGGGTTGGAAACGGTGAAGGAAAAGCATGGGGCTGCGACCTGACATACGATTATGTCAAAATCAACGCAAGCTACAGAACGTAA
- a CDS encoding metal-sulfur cluster assembly factor yields the protein MDEALKENIYGALELVVDPELGVDIVNLGLVYDVDLDENGTALVTMTLTSMGCPLAGTIIDQVKAALRDIPEIKETEVNIVWNPPWTKDRMSRIAKIALGVQ from the coding sequence ATGGATGAAGCATTGAAAGAGAATATATATGGCGCGCTTGAGCTTGTGGTTGACCCTGAGCTTGGAGTCGACATTGTCAATCTTGGTCTTGTGTATGATGTTGACCTTGATGAAAACGGTACAGCCCTTGTCACGATGACATTAACTTCAATGGGATGCCCGCTTGCAGGCACGATTATCGATCAGGTGAAAGCAGCCCTTCGCGATATCCCTGAAATCAAAGAAACAGAAGTGAACATCGTCTGGAATCCGCCATGGACAAAAGACAGAATGAGCAGAATTGCCAAAATTGCTCTGGGTGTTCAGTGA
- a CDS encoding acetylornithine transaminase, producing the protein MSHLFPTYARYDLEIKEAKGAVAVDQNGKEYLDFISGIAVCNLGHCDEDVKEAVKKQLDKVWHVSNLFQSSIQEETARLLTESSSGDAVFFCNSGAEANEAAIKLARKHTGKSKILTFRQSFHGRTFATMSATGQSKIHDGFGPLLPSFEYLPYNDSEALEQIAGDDYAAIMLEVVQGEGGVVPAEQTFMDAVKKACTRLGALLIIDEVQTGIGRTGKPFAYQHYGAEPDIITSAKGLANGFPAGAMIGKKELISSFQPGSHGTTFGGNPLAMAAAKATLEKIFDPVFLEDVNRKADKMYDLLKDVLSGAEEVEEIRGKGFMIGIQLSQEAAPLIAELRLSGLLALPAGPTVIRLLPPLTVTDEEMSAAADIIGKTLRETAGSVR; encoded by the coding sequence ATGAGTCATTTATTCCCTACATACGCAAGGTATGATCTTGAAATAAAAGAAGCAAAAGGCGCGGTTGCAGTTGATCAGAATGGAAAAGAATACCTGGATTTTATCTCCGGCATTGCCGTGTGCAATTTAGGTCATTGCGATGAGGATGTAAAAGAAGCTGTAAAAAAGCAGCTCGATAAAGTATGGCATGTTTCCAATCTCTTTCAAAGCTCTATCCAGGAAGAAACAGCCCGGCTGCTTACTGAAAGCAGTTCAGGAGATGCCGTCTTCTTCTGCAACAGTGGGGCAGAAGCGAATGAAGCGGCGATCAAGCTTGCAAGAAAGCATACGGGCAAGTCGAAAATCCTGACATTCAGACAGTCCTTCCACGGCAGAACATTCGCGACGATGTCTGCAACCGGCCAGTCGAAGATTCATGACGGTTTCGGGCCGCTGCTGCCGTCGTTTGAATACCTTCCGTATAATGATTCTGAAGCACTGGAGCAAATTGCAGGAGATGACTATGCAGCCATTATGCTTGAAGTGGTTCAGGGAGAAGGCGGAGTCGTTCCTGCAGAGCAGACATTCATGGATGCAGTAAAAAAAGCGTGCACAAGACTTGGAGCACTGCTGATTATTGATGAAGTGCAAACAGGCATCGGCCGGACAGGAAAACCGTTCGCCTATCAGCATTATGGTGCAGAGCCAGATATCATTACATCAGCCAAGGGGCTGGCAAATGGATTTCCGGCAGGAGCCATGATCGGGAAAAAAGAGCTGATTTCATCTTTTCAGCCAGGCTCTCACGGAACAACATTCGGAGGCAATCCGCTTGCGATGGCAGCAGCCAAAGCAACACTTGAAAAAATCTTTGATCCTGTCTTTCTCGAAGACGTGAACAGGAAAGCCGATAAAATGTACGATCTGCTCAAAGATGTCCTATCCGGTGCAGAAGAAGTGGAAGAAATCAGAGGTAAAGGCTTCATGATTGGCATTCAGCTAAGTCAGGAGGCAGCTCCACTCATTGCAGAACTCCGGTTGAGCGGGCTGCTTGCACTCCCGGCCGGGCCGACGGTGATCAGGCTGTTGCCGCCGCTTACCGTAACAGATGAAGAAATGTCTGCAGCTGCAGATATTATCGGAAAAACGTTGAGGGAAACGGCAGGGAGCGTGAGGTAG
- the argF gene encoding ornithine carbamoyltransferase, which translates to MSSVKLARPKSSFFGRDCLTLLDYTTEEILHIIHEGMEMKKNPVQSVLSGKILAMIFEKSSTRTRVSFEAGMQQLGGNALFLSSHDLQLGRGESIADTAKVLSGYVDAIMIRTFEHEKVEELARHASIPVINGLTDTYHPCQALADLMTILQLKKTFKGTKVAYIGDGNNVAHSLLIACAKVGMDAVIAHPEGYGPDPEVMKKVQQVCKKTGAAVTAVTNPAEAVQGADIVYSDVWTSMGQEEENEIRLAAFKGYQINSKLMAGAKQDSSFLHCLPAHRGVEVTAEVIDGSQSAVFQQAENRLHVQKALLKEILAG; encoded by the coding sequence ATGAGTTCAGTGAAACTTGCCCGGCCTAAGTCCTCTTTCTTTGGGAGAGACTGTCTGACCCTGCTTGACTATACAACCGAAGAAATTCTTCATATCATACACGAGGGCATGGAGATGAAAAAAAATCCGGTTCAGTCGGTGCTCTCAGGCAAAATCCTGGCGATGATTTTCGAAAAATCATCAACCCGCACCCGTGTTTCATTTGAAGCAGGCATGCAGCAGCTTGGAGGGAATGCTCTGTTTTTAAGCAGCCATGATCTGCAGCTTGGACGCGGCGAGAGCATTGCGGATACAGCTAAGGTTTTATCGGGTTACGTGGATGCTATTATGATCCGGACATTTGAACATGAAAAAGTCGAGGAGCTTGCCCGCCACGCATCGATTCCGGTCATCAACGGACTGACCGATACGTATCATCCCTGCCAGGCGCTCGCTGACTTAATGACCATCCTCCAGCTGAAAAAGACATTTAAAGGAACAAAGGTCGCCTACATAGGTGATGGAAACAATGTTGCCCATTCCCTGCTTATCGCATGTGCAAAAGTTGGAATGGATGCAGTCATTGCTCATCCGGAAGGGTATGGGCCGGATCCTGAAGTCATGAAAAAAGTTCAGCAGGTGTGCAAAAAAACCGGAGCAGCTGTCACAGCTGTCACGAATCCTGCAGAAGCAGTGCAGGGTGCCGATATCGTCTATTCAGATGTTTGGACGAGTATGGGGCAGGAAGAAGAAAATGAAATCCGTCTTGCCGCCTTTAAGGGATACCAAATCAACAGCAAGCTCATGGCAGGCGCAAAGCAGGACAGCAGCTTCCTTCACTGCCTGCCGGCCCACCGCGGCGTGGAAGTGACAGCGGAAGTCATTGACGGCAGCCAGTCAGCGGTCTTCCAGCAGGCCGAAAACCGGCTGCACGTGCAAAAAGCATTGCTGAAGGAGATTCTTGCTGGATAA
- the argB gene encoding acetylglutamate kinase, with protein MDRTVVLKCGGSTVDELSGDFFESLHELISHGHRVVIVHGGGPAINAALKSMNVQTEFIGGQRKTTKQVLDVAEMVLAGQINKQLVRALQQHGFKAAGIAGCDGGTLTGEHLNEQELGHVGQITAVDDHLIKTLLKGGYIPVIAPLAKTIDHCTLNVNADTAAAAVASALEANQLLFVTDVEGIMKEQIVIRHTTPDEIAEMIGSGIISGGMIPKVQAAIKSLSQTLKEVMIVSGKRKFASEASIFGTKITAGKEAALK; from the coding sequence ATGGACAGAACAGTGGTGCTGAAATGCGGAGGAAGTACAGTTGATGAGCTGTCAGGAGATTTTTTTGAAAGCCTGCACGAGCTGATCAGTCATGGACACCGGGTTGTCATTGTTCATGGAGGAGGGCCTGCCATCAATGCGGCCTTAAAATCAATGAATGTGCAGACGGAGTTTATCGGCGGCCAGCGGAAGACGACAAAGCAGGTTCTCGATGTAGCGGAAATGGTGCTTGCGGGACAAATCAACAAACAGCTGGTAAGAGCCCTGCAGCAGCACGGATTTAAAGCAGCGGGTATTGCCGGCTGCGACGGAGGGACCCTGACAGGAGAGCATCTGAATGAACAGGAGCTTGGGCACGTTGGCCAAATTACAGCAGTCGATGACCATCTTATTAAAACACTGCTGAAAGGCGGCTATATCCCAGTCATCGCACCGCTGGCCAAAACGATAGATCACTGTACGCTGAATGTGAATGCGGATACGGCTGCTGCAGCTGTAGCAAGCGCGCTTGAGGCAAACCAGCTGCTGTTTGTGACAGATGTAGAGGGCATCATGAAGGAACAAATCGTCATCCGGCATACAACTCCCGATGAAATAGCAGAAATGATCGGCTCCGGCATTATCAGCGGCGGAATGATTCCCAAGGTCCAGGCTGCCATAAAATCTCTTTCCCAAACGCTGAAAGAAGTGATGATCGTCAGCGGAAAGAGGAAGTTTGCATCTGAAGCATCCATCTTTGGAACAAAAATAACTGCCGGCAAGGAGGCTGCATTAAAATGA
- a CDS encoding carbamoyl phosphate synthase small subunit, protein MSGYLLLENGTSYKGNLTGAHIGGEIVFYTGMTGYQEVLTDPSYQNQIIVFTYPLIGNYGINASDFESERPQIKGAVFYECCEHFSHYEAAYSVKEYLSKWNVPFICHVDTRSVVKQIRKHGTMKAELSAEKKDLSIFPEKQLPSINETLTTAGDGDVHVALIDFGFKKSIQASFLKRGCKVTVIPYTKLHELSSVKPDAVVFSNGPGDPKSLAMYLPAIKKATEDYPSLGICLGHQLIALAYGGDTKKLRFGHRGANHPVADQVKGKVFMTSQNHSYVVTSHQDAFKVRFLNVNDQSVEGMLHKSLPILSVQFHPEAHPGPAESEYLFDEFLEMVKKTRRETVYA, encoded by the coding sequence ATGAGCGGTTACCTGCTTCTTGAGAACGGCACAAGCTATAAAGGAAATTTAACCGGCGCGCACATCGGGGGCGAGATCGTTTTTTATACCGGCATGACCGGTTATCAGGAGGTGCTGACAGACCCGTCCTACCAAAATCAGATTATCGTCTTTACGTATCCGCTGATCGGAAATTACGGAATTAATGCTTCAGACTTTGAAAGTGAGAGACCTCAGATTAAAGGCGCTGTCTTTTATGAATGCTGCGAGCATTTTTCCCACTACGAGGCAGCTTACAGCGTGAAGGAGTACTTGAGCAAATGGAATGTTCCGTTTATCTGCCATGTGGACACAAGGTCTGTCGTCAAACAGATCAGAAAGCACGGAACGATGAAAGCAGAGCTTTCAGCCGAAAAAAAAGATCTTTCTATATTTCCTGAAAAACAGCTGCCGAGCATCAATGAAACCCTGACAACAGCAGGCGATGGGGATGTCCATGTTGCCCTTATTGATTTCGGGTTTAAAAAATCCATTCAGGCTTCCTTTTTAAAGAGGGGCTGCAAAGTGACGGTGATTCCTTATACAAAATTACATGAGCTTAGCTCAGTAAAGCCGGATGCCGTTGTTTTTTCAAATGGACCAGGAGATCCGAAGAGCCTTGCCATGTATTTGCCGGCGATCAAGAAAGCGACGGAAGACTACCCGTCACTCGGAATTTGCCTTGGCCATCAGCTGATTGCCCTTGCATACGGCGGAGATACGAAGAAGCTGCGGTTTGGACACCGGGGAGCGAACCACCCGGTTGCTGATCAGGTGAAGGGAAAAGTGTTCATGACTTCTCAGAACCACAGCTATGTCGTAACGTCCCATCAAGATGCATTTAAGGTCCGGTTTCTGAATGTGAATGATCAATCAGTGGAAGGCATGCTTCATAAGTCGCTTCCGATTCTGTCCGTTCAGTTTCATCCGGAGGCACACCCGGGACCGGCAGAGAGCGAATACTTGTTTGACGAGTTTTTGGAAATGGTGAAAAAGACAAGGAGAGAAACGGTATATGCCTAA
- a CDS encoding prolyl oligopeptidase family serine peptidase — protein sequence MITVEKMNIAGIPVLHIARDADKNKKTPFVLFVHGFTSAKEHNLHYAYLLAERGIRVALPDALHHGERSGKLQGTELNMQFWSIVINEIKELDLIKNHFEKNGLIDPENIGVAGTSMGGIVTLGALTKYEWIKAAASLMGSPYYEQFSRQQIQYVQKMGMKVPLTDEELEKHFLSLQEYDLSLHTEKLASRPLLFWHGKKDNVVPFDPTYTFFKEIQSAYETKPEYLKFIADTNADHKVSREGLIATVDWFADFLCESKSV from the coding sequence ATGATCACTGTTGAAAAAATGAACATTGCCGGTATTCCCGTCCTGCACATCGCGAGGGATGCGGATAAAAATAAAAAGACGCCGTTTGTCCTGTTCGTCCACGGCTTTACGAGCGCCAAGGAACACAACCTTCACTATGCCTACCTTCTTGCAGAAAGAGGAATTCGCGTTGCTCTTCCTGATGCTCTTCACCACGGTGAACGAAGCGGAAAACTTCAGGGCACGGAGTTAAATATGCAATTTTGGAGCATTGTAATAAATGAGATCAAGGAACTTGATTTGATAAAGAATCATTTTGAAAAGAACGGCCTGATCGATCCTGAAAACATAGGCGTTGCCGGAACATCGATGGGCGGCATCGTCACTCTCGGGGCACTGACCAAGTACGAATGGATCAAAGCTGCAGCAAGCCTGATGGGCAGCCCTTATTATGAGCAGTTTTCCCGTCAGCAGATACAATATGTACAAAAAATGGGCATGAAGGTCCCTCTTACAGATGAAGAGCTGGAAAAGCATTTTCTCAGCCTTCAGGAATATGATCTCAGCCTACATACAGAAAAGCTTGCATCACGGCCGCTGCTTTTCTGGCATGGCAAAAAGGACAATGTGGTGCCGTTTGACCCGACGTATACATTTTTCAAGGAAATTCAATCTGCTTATGAGACAAAACCGGAGTATCTGAAATTTATTGCCGATACGAACGCCGATCATAAAGTTTCCCGAGAAGGACTGATTGCAACGGTTGACTGGTTTGCTGATTTTCTTTGCGAAAGCAAATCAGTTTAG
- the argC gene encoding N-acetyl-gamma-glutamyl-phosphate reductase, translating into MKVGIIGATGYGGNELYRLLSKHPHVNECILYTSSEAEKAYRDSYPHLTDISWESLTAIHTAGIESEVDVLFMASPPGAAAELLPEICTEKVKVIDLSGDLRLRDSKTYESWYKRKAADPVIVGKAVYGLSEWNKDAIRKASVISNPGCFPTAAILGLAPAVSRELIDESSIIIDAKTGVSGAGRKPGAGVHYAETNENFKIYKVNEHQHIPEIEQALLEMNSAVKPLTFQTHLVPMTRGIMTTIYAKAKSGSLKEWHDLYQEYYKDCYFVRVRPVGEFPSTKEVYGSNYCDIGIAFDERTGRITIVSVIDNLMKGAAGQAVQNFNLMNGFDETAGLEMAPLYP; encoded by the coding sequence TTGAAGGTAGGTATAATAGGCGCTACAGGCTACGGAGGGAATGAGCTATACAGGCTTCTCTCAAAGCATCCACATGTAAATGAATGTATTTTATATACATCGTCAGAAGCAGAGAAGGCATACAGGGATTCTTATCCGCATCTGACTGACATCAGCTGGGAAAGCTTGACTGCCATTCACACTGCAGGAATTGAGTCCGAGGTGGATGTCCTGTTTATGGCATCCCCTCCCGGTGCAGCGGCAGAACTGCTGCCTGAGATCTGCACGGAAAAGGTAAAAGTCATTGATTTGTCCGGAGACTTAAGATTAAGAGATTCAAAGACTTATGAAAGCTGGTACAAACGAAAGGCAGCAGATCCGGTCATCGTGGGCAAGGCGGTTTACGGGCTTTCTGAATGGAATAAAGACGCAATCAGAAAAGCGTCCGTTATCTCAAATCCCGGATGCTTTCCAACGGCAGCAATCCTTGGTCTCGCGCCTGCGGTCAGCAGGGAATTAATCGATGAATCCTCTATTATTATTGATGCAAAAACCGGGGTTTCCGGTGCAGGACGCAAGCCTGGCGCCGGCGTTCATTATGCAGAGACAAATGAGAATTTTAAGATTTATAAAGTGAATGAACACCAGCATATTCCGGAGATTGAACAGGCTCTGTTAGAAATGAACAGCGCGGTAAAGCCTCTTACGTTTCAGACTCACCTTGTTCCCATGACAAGGGGAATTATGACGACCATTTACGCAAAGGCGAAAAGCGGCAGTTTAAAAGAGTGGCATGATCTTTATCAGGAATATTACAAAGATTGCTATTTTGTAAGAGTGAGGCCGGTCGGGGAATTTCCTTCAACTAAGGAAGTGTACGGTTCAAACTACTGTGATATCGGAATTGCTTTTGATGAAAGAACAGGCAGGATTACCATTGTGTCTGTGATTGACAACTTAATGAAAGGTGCAGCAGGGCAGGCAGTTCAGAATTTCAACCTGATGAACGGATTTGATGAAACAGCAGGTCTTGAAATGGCTCCCCTGTATCCATAA